ACAGCATCTCAGCTGCGGTTCAAATTCTATAACGAAAACTTCGTAATCGTACCTTTTAATTTCTCAGCTTGATTCTTCAGTTCAACCGCTAGATCCTCGACATTTGCGATGACTTCTGCCTGCTGTTCGGCTGCTGAAGCTACGCTGATTGCTCCGGCGGAGGTTTCTTCTGCGATTGCCGCCATTTCCTGCGATTGAGTGGATGTGTGCTGGATCGTTTCCATTTGTGTTTCGACCAAGGAAGCGATCGTATGAATGACGTCTGCCATCTCATGAATCGTTGAGGTCATTGCGTCGATTACCTGGTTCGTTCTCTCGCCTTTTTTCACTTCACCGTTCGCGGTTTCAACCTGTCTGCTGATCTGTCCGACAACGTTCTGGACTTCAGATTGGATGTTCTGGATCAGTTCAGAAATGCCCTGGACCGCGTCCGCACTCTGGTCAGCAAGCTTCCTCACTTCTTCGGCAACGACGGCAAATCCTTTTCCGTGCTCACCAGCTCTGGCTGCTTCAATCGATGCGTTCAAGGCGAGCAAATTCGTCTGTGCCGCGATATCGCCAACAAGCTGGATGATTTGCTCTACCTTTGTCGCGTTCTCTTCCAATCGTTTTACCGTACCTAGTGATTCACGATTATCATTTGCAAGTGTTTCGATGCCGGAAATCAGCGAGTGAATCGCATTCTTCGATTCCTGCAAGTCTTTGACCATTTCCACTGAAATCGATTCAGATGTCCTTGCTTTTTCCTGGACATCCTCGGCGATCCGTATGACTTCATCGACAGACTCAGCTGTTGTCTGTGTAGATAATGCTGAAGAATCCGCCCCAGCGGCAATCTCTTTAATAGTTGTCGAGATGATGGACGCCTGCTCGGATGCTGCCGCAGATTGCCCGGATATCTGGATGACTTTTTCATTTGTTTCTTTGAAGTTACTATCAATCTGGCTGACCATTTCACGCAGGTTTGATAGCATATTATTGAAGGCAAGTCCCAAAGAGCGGATCTCGTCATCCGATTTTGATACTTCCGTATCCTCACCAATTTCGCCCTGCGCTGCTTTTATTGCAGACTGCTCGAGCTTTTGCAATGGCTTGACAATCAGACCGGCAGCCATATACGCAAGCAGGCCTGACCAGAAAATCCCCATTCCTAGAACTGCCGCAGTAAAAATGACTGAATTAATCTCGATGAAATTTTGAACGTAAGGATACAGGAAATAAATGAAAAATGCGCTTGTTGAATAAGTAATGATAGCCAACACAGTCGTCAGCATGACCAATTTCTTCCGTAATCCCATTTTGTAGCTGCGTTTAGATCCCACTGATAATCCCCCTGAAAAAATAATAGAATGACATTTTTGCATCATTTTGCTTTTCGAATTAATCGCGCCACATCCGAAAAGAACTTCTCAAAGGTATTATCGGATTTTATCTATGATTCTTTCGATACTTTTTTGAATTTCTTTAAAAGCTTCGCGATAAATTTGTTCATTTCCGCCAAACGGGTCTGCCACATCCAGGTTTCCCTTTTCATCAGCAAATTCTT
This window of the Mesobacillus jeotgali genome carries:
- a CDS encoding methyl-accepting chemotaxis protein; this translates as MGSKRSYKMGLRKKLVMLTTVLAIITYSTSAFFIYFLYPYVQNFIEINSVIFTAAVLGMGIFWSGLLAYMAAGLIVKPLQKLEQSAIKAAQGEIGEDTEVSKSDDEIRSLGLAFNNMLSNLREMVSQIDSNFKETNEKVIQISGQSAAASEQASIISTTIKEIAAGADSSALSTQTTAESVDEVIRIAEDVQEKARTSESISVEMVKDLQESKNAIHSLISGIETLANDNRESLGTVKRLEENATKVEQIIQLVGDIAAQTNLLALNASIEAARAGEHGKGFAVVAEEVRKLADQSADAVQGISELIQNIQSEVQNVVGQISRQVETANGEVKKGERTNQVIDAMTSTIHEMADVIHTIASLVETQMETIQHTSTQSQEMAAIAEETSAGAISVASAAEQQAEVIANVEDLAVELKNQAEKLKGTITKFSL